The sequence taaatttctacatgatttttttttcacaatattcggGTTTTTTCTTATAGAAATTTCTATCGAGCTACACGTTATATAGAAGTGGTCTTCCGTTGTTTAATCAGAGCTTGACTGGACTCCGTTCGAAGCTGAGCAGACGAATTTATCTAGTATAGAAGAATGAGTCCTGACCGACTCCAGCTTCTGCCTTTCTTCCGTGGTCGTCTTTGAGTGCGCTTTCGAGAGCTTCATcttcatcctgtccgtccttctgTGTTATGAgctgccagacgtatgatggccGTTGCCTGCCTTAGGCCGATCTAACATCGGTTTCTGAAGAATTCCGGGAGTCTATGGAGAGATTTTCGTTCTGCCTTTCTTCAGTGGTCGTCTTCGAGTGCGCTTTGGAGAACTTCATcttcatcctgtccgtccttctgTGTTACGAGCTGATAGACGTATGATGGCCATTGCCTGCCTTAGGCCGATCTAACCGGTTTCTGAAGAATTCCGGGAGTCTATGGAGAGATTTCCGTTGATTGGGATGTAGAAGAAGGCAAAGATGATTGCTCTTACAGCGACTGAAGTCTCACAAGTCTGAAGAATGCCATTCCTAAAAGGATTCAGGCTTGGAGAGGTTTTTCGATCCTCTTCCTGAATCCTTTCAGGAATGGCGTTCTTCAGACTTGCGAGTCTTCAGTCGCTGTAAGAGCAATCATCTTCGCCTTCTTCTTCAACCCAATCAACGAAAATCTCTTCATCGACTCTCGGAATTCTTCAGAAATCTCGGAGGAGATGATTAACATGTTCAATGTAGCTCTAATTAATAAAATCCTAATTTGAGAAAATCGTCTTTACTTCTCCTTTATGTTATCCTATTGTAAATGATTTTAGAAGCCTATTGTAGTAGACATAGGCCTAAAATAGATAGTTTTGTGATAATTTCTGTCGATTTGGTGGTATTCAAATAGGAATCATGAAAAATTAACGAAATAAATCTTTCGTCTGATCGCAAATCCGGCTGTGGGATTCCTGCTTCATTTCGAAGACATTCCGAGGACTTCCTGAGCTCCGAGATCCGTGTTGTTCTTTGAAGACATTCTCGGCTTCTCCCTGAGTGTCTCCAGAtcaagttgcattttttttttcaaaatagacctAAAACAAGGTAGAGGAAAGTTATTAACAAAAATGGAGAAGTGTAATACCggttatttgtattgttattattgtggAATGGCTTTTTTGAGTACCAAAGTTATTGAGGATTTTGTGATTACTAATCAGGACAATATGGGATATTGTGTATGCTGTAATTGTTCCGTTATGGAACCGAAAAGGGACTCTTTGGTTAAAGTAAAGAAGAATGGTTACCCAGGACCAGGAACCGTTAAGGATCTAGTCGAGAAATTTGAAAAAACTGGAAAAATGGCGAAACAAAAAAGAAATGTTTCACTAGGAAACGAAGGACAAGTGAGGACTCGTATAATGCAATATGAAGAAAGGATAAAAGGTGACGGAAAACAGAAGAAGGGTTCCGTTGGAATTAGAAGGAATCCagctagggaggccaaagaagtggccCTAGCTAGAATTGTTGAAATTCATAAGTTTGAAATGTCCGAAAATGGATACGAAGAAAGGATAAAAGGTGAAGGAAAACAGAACAAGGATTCTCTTGGAGGAATTAGAAGGAATCCAGCTAGGGAGGCCAAAAAAGTGGCCTTAGCTAGGATTGTTGAAATTCATAAATTTGAAATGTCCTACCAAGCTGCAAGGGTACCCCTAATCATCCGACAGTTTGAAAATATGTTAAGAGAAACGATgacagaaaatagcccaggaacAGAAGCAGATTCTGGTAGTTTTTGTGGTGATTATGGAGAAACTATGATGGGAAAGATACTGGCACGGAAACAGAGAACTTATCTTAGAAGGGAAGCGAAAGATAGAGCCTTATTAAGGATCAGACGAATTGCAATGGATGAAGTCTCTCCAGACAAGAGAGGCTTAGTATACGATCTTGTTCAGCtctgggaagaggctctgaaaggcGAGAAAATAGACAAGAAAAAGAAGATTGTTATTGAAGTGATAGAAGAAGGGATCGTAAAAAGGAACATCCAGTATCTTGAAAATATAATACGAGGAAACATACAGGAAGACGATCTTCGTGGACAATCTCGGGACTTCAGAAACCATCTTAGGAGGGTCGCTAAAGATATAGCCCCGGCACAGATAAGAAAAATAGTGGAAGAGGAAATGGCCTCTGAGAAAAGAGGCATAGTTTATGATCTTACTAAACGATATGAAACCGCATTAAAAGGAGACAAAATTGAAGCGAAAAATGAATATCAAGAGGCAAGAAAAAGCCAGACATTAGAAAACTTTATCGAGTATTTTGAAAATAGGTTACAAGAAAAAACAGAGACTGAAGGCGATCTTCTTGGGCAATCTTCAGACTTCAGGGAGAATCTTAACAGGAAGGCTAAGGATATCCCTTTGGCCAGGATAAGTCAAATAATACAAGAGGAGTTAtcagaagaacaaaatgaaaaactcTGGAAAAGTGAGAACATTGatgaaaaaacagaaattgaagTCGATCTTCTTGGGCAATCTCCAGACTTCAGGGAGAATCTTAACAGGAAGGCTAAGGATATCGCTTTAGCCAGGATAAGTCAAATAATACAAGAGTGGTTAtcagaagaacaaaatgaaaaaggcTACCAAGAATCAAATAGCCCTGGAACAAAAGCTGATTCTGCCAGTAAAGGTGGCGAATATGCAGAAATTATGATGATGAACGGAATAATgaagagaaagcatcttaggagagAAGCAAAAGATGTGGCCTTAATAAGGATCAGACAGATTGCACAGGAGGAAATTTCACAACAAAAAGGTTACAAAGTATATGCTCTTATTAAACTGTGGGAAGAGGCTCTGAAACACGAGAAAACGGATAAGAGACAGAAGGTTAAccttgaagaaatagaagaaggaatCGTAGAAAGGggtatccagtattttgaaaacaTCATTAGAGGAATTATTGTATCAGACTGTTGTCAGGCCATCGAATGGGGTCTTCAAGGAGTGGGAGCACATGAGGAACtatcagaacaaaatgaaaacgtctggaaaagtgaaaacattgaaaaggaacttcaAGACTATCAAGAAGCAAATAGCTCAGGAACACAAGGATATTCTGCtagtaatagtgatgattatgaagaaattataaagcTAAAGGTAATGGGACGCAAACAAACAGCTGATCTTAGGAGGAAAGCCAAAGATAAAGCCTTTTtcaagattagacgaattgcaatggAGGAGGTCTTTCCAGAAAAGAGACGCTTAGTATATGGTCTTGTTCAAgtatgggaagaggctctgaaaggtGAGAAAATAGAAAAGATGAAGAAGGTTATTCATGAAGTAATAGAAAAAGGCAATGTAAAAAGGCATATCCAGAAATTTGAAAATGCCATACGAGGAAACTTAAAAGAAGGCGATCTTGGTGGACAACCTCGGGACTTCAGAAACCATCTTAGGAGGACCACTAAAGATAAGGCCTTGGCCCAGATAAGAAAATTAGTACAAGAGGAAATGTCTGAGAAAACAGGCCGAGTTTATGATCTTACTGAACTACATGAAAATGCAATCAAAGGagacaaaattgaaaagaaaagtgaATATAAGGCAATAAAGAGCCAAACATTAGAAAACCTAAtcgagtattttgaaaatatgttacgAGAAAACTCAGAAAATGATGGCAATCTTCATGGACAATCTCGGGACTTGGGAAGCCATCTTAGAAGGGCCTCAAAAGATGTCGCCTTAGCTAGGATTAGAAATATCTTACAAGAGGCTATCGAAGAAGAGAATTTTGAAGAGTAAATAGGATGCTgttcaatagaagaaaaaaaagcaaaatccAAAAATACCACTAAGAAACAATTCTGTTGGAGTAACCTAGAGGATGTgcactgcagagggaaaaagctgagCTTCTTCTTGTATGCAACGGTTCCATGACGGAGTGGTACAggcctttgtcatgtgaacaaatggtcggatttctagatctattctttcggatgtcaaccttatggttgctctgttggaataatctagatgactggcctTGCAGAAGGAAAAAGCttagctttttctagtatgcagtcATATCCTTCAAAGGTgcctaaaatgtttattttttttattcaaaactatatttcatgagtGAGTTATGATTGAAGATGGCCAAGTATATAATAGATGTGAATGAGAGAATTCTTCCTTTGATTGCtcttaaaaattagaaaaaaaaatctaaaaaaaaactaaacacttGAGAATGAAAAAAGGATTGCGTTGTAGAATAGAAAAATAGGATAATTGAAAAAGGTTCTGTGCAAAATTTTGAAAATACTTGGAGGGAGTTCAACTAGTATACAACTAAGAGACGATTCTGTCGGAATAACATAGAGGATGTGCACCGCACAGGGAAAaagctgagctgcttctagtatgctgttcTTTGATGaagtacaaactccttctcatgtgaacataaagtGTTGGTGCTGGCTCTGTAGAtaaaagctgaggttcttctagtgtgCTATGTTCCTTAATGAGATTAGGCCAAATAAAGCAGTTCAAGTTCACTATACAGAGTGAAAATCAAATTCAGTAACTTGTGAGGTAATATTCAGTTGCGTTTTGTGAGGAAAGGAGACCTGAGGAGGATGTTTGGAATAACCGCCCACCTTGATGGATGTGTTGCTGAACCCTTCAGCTTGAATGGTGCTTGGACTATTGGAAAAGGCtggctcagcagagggaagaaacctggctgattctagtatgctatgtaccttgatggaggGGTACAAGACCttcgtcaagtgtacaaatggtcggatatctagatctattctttcagataCTAACCTACGGGTGGTTctgtgggaataatctagaagaccggctctgcagaggaaTGAAGCTgcgattcttctagtatgcagactagttcttgaAGATTAGGCCAAAAAAAAAGCAGTTCAAGTTCACTATATGGAGTGAAAATCAAATTCAGTAACCGTTGTgagactgaccctgtatatagaagaaccTAAGTTTCTTCTAGCATGCTTTGTTCCtagatgaagaagtacaaattctttctcatgtgaacataagggttggtactgaccttgtatatagaagaagctgaggttcttctagcatgctatgttccttgacgaagaagtacatattcttttgtcatgtgaacatgagggttggtgctggccctgtagacagaagacgctgaggttcttctagtctgctatgttccttgacgagagAAGTCCAGactctttggtcatgtgaacatgagggttggtgctggccctgtagacagaagacgctgaggttcttctagtctgctatgttccttgacgagagAAGTCCAGactctttggtcatgtgaacatgagggttggtgctggccctgtagacagaagacgccgaggttcttctagcctgctatgttccttgacgagagAAGTCCAGactctttggtcatgtgaacatgagggttggtgctggccctgtagacagaagacgccgaggttcttctagcctgctatgttccttgacgagagAAGTCCAGactctttggtcatgtgaacatgagggttggtgctggccctgtagacagaagacgccgaggttcttctagcctgctatgttccttgacgagagAATTCCAGactctttggtcatgtgaacatgagggttggtgctggccctgtagacagaagacgccgaggttcttctagcctgctatgtttcTTGACGAGAGAAGTCCAGactctttggtcatgtgaacatgagggttggtgctggccctgtagacagaagacgccgaggttcttctagcctgctatgttccttgacgagagAAGTCCAGactctttggtcatgtgaacatgagggttggtgctggccctgtagacagaagacgccgaggttcttctagcctgctatgttccttgacgagagAAGTCCAGactctttggtcatgtgaacatgagggttggtgctggccctgtagacagaagacgccgaggttcttctagcctgctatgttccttgacgagagAAGTCCAGactctttggtcatgtgaacatgagggttggtgctggccctgtagacagaagacgccgaggttcttctagcctgctatgttccttgacgagagAAGTTCAaattctttggtcatgtgaacatgtgggttggtgctggccctgtagacagaagacgccgaggttcttctagcctgctatgttccttgacgagagAAGTCCAGactctttggtcatgtgaacatgagggttggtgctggccctgtagacagaagacgccgaggttcttctagcctgctatgttccttgacgagagAAGTCCAGactctttggtcatgtgaacatgtgggttggtgctggccctgtagacagaagacgccgaggttcttctagcctgctatgttccttgacgagagAAGTTCAaattctttggtcatgtgaacatgtgggttggtgctggccctgtagacagaagacgccgaggttcttctagcctgctatgttccttgacgagagAAGTCCAGactctttggtcatgtgaacatgagggttggtgctggcccagTAGACAGAAGAcgccgaggttcttctagcctgctacgTTCCTTAACGAGAGAAGTCCAGactctttggtcatgtgaacatgagggttggtgctggccctgtagacagaagacgccgaggttcttctagcctgctacgTTCTTTGACGAAAGAAGTccagattctttggtcatgtgaacatgagggttggtgctggccctgtagacagaagacgccgaggttcttctagcctgctacgTTCCTTGACGAGAGAAGTccagattctttggtcatgtgaacatgagggttggtgctggccctttaGACAGAAGAcgccgaggttcttctagcctgctatgttccttgacgagagAAGTccagattctttggtcatgtgaacatgagggttggtgctggccctgtagacagaagacgctgaggttcttctagcctgctatgttccttgacgaaaggagtccagattctttggtcatgtgaacatgagggttggtgctggccctgtagacagaagacgctgaggttcttctagcctgctatgttccttgacgaaagaagtacagattctttggtactagaagaattggaagatccaatcctacatggctgagagctatgaagcgcgaagtaggagatgatgaatggagaagtattgaatttaaaggtcaaaatagagacgactggcaaaatctaaccgagaccctttgcgtcaataggcgtagatgatgatgatgatgatgatatatatatatatatatttatatatatatatatatatatatatatatatatatatatatatatatatatatatatatatataaacgctgttTGATCATCGATTAATCTCATCCcactgtagtgccatagcctctgtaccatggtctttcactatattGGGTTAgactagagttttcttgcttggtcATCActaattattttgaattttacaATTCCATTTCCCACAATTTATTTTCTAACGTCTATTGTATCTAGACATATTTTGggtcattttctctttattatcatcatcatctactatttATGTGGAAATCATTATTGTATTCAGATATTTCAAAGgaagaacatttgaaataaaaagaacaaaataataaacaTCAAACGTATTGATGCGTAACAGGTCACGAAGCTGTGACATTCCAAGCTCCGGATTTCTGATTAACATTCATCCAAAGATATTGGAGATTAGATGTCATTAGCATCAAACGGTAGCTGACCTTCccttattcacaatatatatatatatatatatatatatatatatatatatatatatatatatatatatatatatatatatatatatatatatatgacagcaggccgggagaaaAAATGAAACGAAGATTTGACAAGCacttttgtgttattattacatCTCTTCACGATCTTATAATTCAAATATACAATaagaatataaagaaacctctgtgatgacgtaaaacagaaaaaaagagcaaattaTAGATTACTTAAAAGctaattgtttaaaaatattgtttactaatacttcatccagtttgtacatacctgaaatGGTGTTGAGCAGATCTTCgacatttttcataatatttcttttaacaaaatctttgcacaatataagttctttagcagctttccaattaatagtgtggttgcaatcattcataagCTGAAAAAGACTGcgggcaatgtttcccgttcttacattatatttgtgCTTTTTTAATAGAGTTTCTAGTGTTTTGCCACTTGACTAATATATCGCTTATGACGCTGATTACATGGAATTTTATAAATACATACGTTCATCtgctttggggaattttttatcaatgcaTTCTTTAGTGTATTGTTCTTAAAAATTATGTTAATTCCAAAGGTTTCAAAATTCGAGTTAGaagtacaaactgtttgaaaaaacgGTTAAACAAGGAGGTTATCCACACTAAAATCATTGCTGTTAACAAATCCATaaaaagttatttaattttttttttttttttttttgccttttgatGGGCTccttttatgaaatgtgatggataCTTTAAAATAGatactatttcatgaattttcccaagctcagcttcaactTGATCAGGGCAGCTTAACCTCAGTGCCCGTAAAAACACGGATGAAAAAAACCATCAGTTTGGTTGATGGGTGACGATTAGACtaaaaatgtatatacgaattaacattcgtaagttttctataaaCAGTAAATTTAAAAAATCTTTCTTGCCTGAATACTAAAACATCTagaaagggaagcttgttatcgatcACTATCTCCaaagaaaactcaatagatggtaccagagtatttaaggctgttagaaaagctttctcatccttatcaatgggccaaccacaaaatatatcatcaacatatctgacccaaaaAATACCTGCATGTAGAATCCTAGGCAGGTACCTGGTCTCAaacaaattccatgtaaatattgcttacgtcatcacagaggtttctttgtatttctAATACATTTTTCAATCATaaaaccgtgaagaggtgtaataataacacgaaagcgcttggtaaatcttcgtttcctttctccttccagccTGCTGTTATCTGGAGATATCGCACGATCCAGCGATttgtcgtatatgtatatatatatatatatatatatatatatatatatatatatatatatatatatatatatatatatatatatatatatatacataaatctatatatatatatatatatatatacataaatctatatataaacatatacaatatataaatttataatatatatatatatatatatatatatatatacaaatacatacatgtacatattatatatgcatatatatatatatatatatatatatatatatatatatatatatgaatatatatatatgtatatacatacatacatatatatatatatatatgcacatatatatgtgtgtatatatatacacatatatatatgaatatatatatatatatatatatatatatatatatatatatatatatatatctatatatatatgaatatatatatatatatctatatatatatgaatatatatatatatgtatataaatacatacatatatatatgtacatatatatgtgtgtatatatataaatatatatatatatatataataaatatatatatatatatatatatatatatatatatatgcatatatatacacacacacacacacacatatatatatatatatatatatatatatatatatatatatatatatatatatatatatatacatacatataaatatacatgtgtgccccatataaataaataaatgtctacATAACCTCGATAATTTTCTTTTGTATACAATCACCTTTGGCTAATAACAACAAAACCTAAAGCAATGACAACAACACTTACTTTTCACGTGGCAAATTTCCCTTCGGCTAAAATATACTGAACCACAAGTAGTTACTCACCCTGCAAAGAAAATACATGATAAAATTAATGTGATTTCACTGTAAAACATtagaatatgaaataatattggacCCCAGCTTtcgcatacatgaatatatatatatatatatatatatatatatatatatatatacatacacacatatatatatatatataaatatatatatacatatatatgtgtatgtgtgtgtatgagtgtttatGTAAATTGACCTTCACGTGATcccaatactgagagagagagagagagagagagagagagagagagagagagagagagagagagagagagagagagagagagagagagagagaatttactcccTCCATTTCCATATCCTATTATGAGAAACGTTTCAGGTTAGATCAAAGCCAAGAAAGTAATCACGTGTCAGGTGTTGCTTGGACTCAAGGTGGCCTCAATCAGTCACTTTGAATCCTGGTCAAAAAAGTGGATGAAAACACAACCAAAACTTGGTTGGGGTGAAACCTTTAGTTCAGGAAAAGACTAAATTAACTAATTTGTGATTCAAATGATATAAatagtactaatatatatataaagctaattaTAATACTGGTAGAATATTTACTGGCTAATTTCGAAAGATTTTTCAAATTTACTGAATTTAAGGTAAGCAAAGAGGAGGAAAAAAATTTATCTCAAATTCATTgaaaataatcttaatataaatgAACATAGATGAGATATATAGATGGATTCTTACAATTATAATGAATGAAAACATTCATATCTATACTCTAAGTAGCAGAAGGAAATCAATAATACACTTCTATAAAAAGATTATTCCAAGTAAAATCATAAATCGAATATACTCATGTATAGAACATAATGCATTAATAAAGGAGATCGAGCCTTGCTGAACTTATCACCCTGAACAAATTTGTCTTGTAGAATTTTATGTCGGGAAGAATAAGGGTACAGAAGCCCTACTTTGTATGTGTATTAAAATCAGTAAAGAAAGTACATCGACCCTTGCAATGAGTAGGAATCACAATATCACAATTAGCATCACCGTCATCTGGAATACAAATACCATAGACGCTAGTAATTAAtccataattatttattttcttattaaataaacGCAACTATCAACTCACCAGCGATTCACTACGCGTTCGTTCATATCAATGATGGACTGAAACTGATCATAATTCCATTGCAAACGCAAAGCCAGCAAAAGCACAAGCAGGAAATCCCAATATTTGCTTCCACAGGCATCTGTGGTCATCACTCTCATATGGATGAGTCGTCCAGTGTTGACAATGGCATTGGAAACCAGCGACTGATTTGGACGGTGGAAATATTCGCTTTGACTCTACTTTAGCTTTTAATACTTTCGTTAAAATAAAACTACGCCAACACACCCAGAGATATTATACTTCCTCTCTTATAGTCAGCATCTTCTGAATGATTCTACACTGGATTGAGTTTATGACAGAGTCAAAAGACCCGGCGCTCGGACCTGGGAGGTCATTCAGCGCCTACTTGCGAATGGGGGACACCAGACATTGGCAGCTTGAAgcgaagaggttggacagcaagatgaaagagagAAGTTGGAAAGGAGCTGAAGTAGAAGGCTTTAAAATGGGGGCAGCTAGAAGCAGAACGGACGCTTCAAAGACCTTCAAGTTATGCTTACAGTGCACCTGCCTGAAGCGCTCTAACGGCACTAACCCCGGTAGCCTCCCCCTCCCCCCGAAACCCCTCTTACAGATTTAAAGTGCTaccaatttccttttcttcatcaaggCTTTATAAAATAAGATTCGACAAAAGCGAAAATAAGGATTTCTAAAccttttatcaaaatatcattttctttatttccgataaaaaatatctttaagaacATCTAATCAAACACTAATAGGAAAAAGAACTATCTATTAATAATCATTTCAAAATATGATTTAACGAaggtttataataaaaatactaaattaACACAATAATCagcaaacaactctctctctctctctctctctctctctctctctctctctctctctctctctctctcaaaaagaaaaaaaatgctgtttTTCCACCCCTGTCTCTGTTTCCCGACCAAAGCGAGACCATCCAATCCACAAGCGGGAATTCCCGACCGAACGATCATCGATTTTTCACAACACTTCTTCCTTCCTTCCGTCATATGAGTCTTTGGgttagacacacacactcacacactcgaTACGAGGTGGCCCACATGAGATGGTACAATTGACTTCATTAATTATGGAACACTGATATCTCCTTGTATTCCTatgtagtgtaccggaattaatgaagcgaaCTGTACACTCGGAGTGCGGTAAGCAAAGGTACCTAATAGGTAGGCCAGACTTGGAGGAGAGGAATTAATCTGgttactgtgacggcgccgagtaagggtgtgaactcaaaggcagattggaaacgactgagttatattattgtagaacattctccttatatacaaaacctcaaggcgacaggacataacaagttcacaagacagacaatattacggaggaaaaaccagacatgaattttcatgttcgttttagtgcgagggaagagcaaagatacaggcataatatatacaaaaggaattatgtaaaattgtgtgaaacacggttggtacatggctccccccctaaaaatgacatactgtacatgttaaatagggcgccctgatctagagaggcgaactgtaggcgggtcatctggcagaagataagcaggttttagacgatcaatggagacccagttgaacggcagccaacgtgtttcttgacagggcattggcaacgggattcattttcccagggacgtattggagggtgcaattgtattcagccacggcggagagatgtcggcgttgacgggcggaccaggcgtcagactgtcgagtgaaggcgtgcaccagaggcatgtggtatgtgcgaatgacgaagggcgtaccttctaagaaatgtcgaaagtgacggacagccaagtgcaccgccagcaattctcgatcgaaggtagaataacccgattttgccttggacagttttctgctgaagaaggccaatgggcggggcgagcctttgaccacctgctcgagtactgcaccaatagcgacgtcgttggcatcggtggagagaaggagaggggcgtgtgggataggaaaagtgagagccgcagcagttgatagggccttctttgcattgcagaaggctgcttcttgaaggggaccccacttcaggtcctttggcttgcccttgagggaggcgtagaggggagcaagagtggcggcaatggctggcagaaaacggtgataatagttgatcatgcccaagaattcctgcagagctttgacggtcgagggcgcggggaaattctgaacggctgctaccttctcaggg comes from Palaemon carinicauda isolate YSFRI2023 chromosome 19, ASM3689809v2, whole genome shotgun sequence and encodes:
- the LOC137659242 gene encoding myosin-10-like, yielding MEPKRDSLVKVKKNGYPGPGTVKDLVEKFEKTGKMAKQKRNVSLGNEGQVRTRIMQYEERIKGDGKQKKGSVGIRRNPAREAKEVALARIVEIHKFEMSENGYEERIKGEGKQNKDSLGGIRRNPAREAKKVALARIVEIHKFEMSYQAARVPLIIRQFENMLRETMTENSPGTEADSGSFCGDYGETMMGKILARKQRTYLRREAKDRALLRIRRIAMDEVSPDKRGLVYDLVQLWEEALKGEKIDKKKKIVIEVIEEGIVKRNIQYLENIIRGNIQEDDLRGQSRDFRNHLRRVAKDIAPAQIRKIVEEEMASEKRGIVYDLTKRYETALKGDKIEAKNEYQEARKSQTLENFIEYFENRLQEKTETEGDLLGQSSDFRENLNRKAKDIPLARISQIIQEELSEEQNEKLWKSENIDEKTEIEVDLLGQSPDFRENLNRKAKDIALARISQIIQEWLSEEQNEKGYQESNSPGTKADSASKGGEYAEIMMMNGIMKRKHLRREAKDVALIRIRQIAQEEISQQKGYKVYALIKLWEEALKHEKTDKRQKVNLEEIEEGIVERGIQYFENIIRGIIVSDCCQAIEWGLQGVGAHEELSEQNENVWKSENIEKELQDYQEANSSGTQGYSASNSDDYEEIIKLKVMGRKQTADLRRKAKDKAFFKIRRIAMEEVFPEKRRLVYGLVQVWEEALKGEKIEKMKKVIHEVIEKGNVKRHIQKFENAIRGNLKEGDLGGQPRDFRNHLRRTTKDKALAQIRKLVQEEMSEKTGRVYDLTELHENAIKGDKIEKKSEYKAIKSQTLENLIEYFENMLRENSENDGNLHGQSRDLGSHLRRASKDVALARIRNILQEAIEEENFEE